In Glycine max cultivar Williams 82 chromosome 4, Glycine_max_v4.0, whole genome shotgun sequence, the genomic stretch CAtgatgtttcttcttttttgtcttcCAAAGGTATCCTACATCAGTCCACATGTCCTCACacgccacaacaaaatggtattgtaaaaagaaagaatCGTCATCTTCTTGAAACTGCACGCTCCCTAATGCTAAATTCGAATGTTCAAATACATCATTGGGGAGATGCGGTGCTTACTGCTTGTTTCCTAATCAATCGGatgccttcttcttctcttgaaaacCAAATTCCTCACTCAATTGTCTTTTCTCATGATCCTTTATTTCATGTCTCTCCTAAAGTGTTTGGTTGTACTTGTTTTGCTCATGATTTGTCTCCTGGTTTAGACAAACTCTCTGCTAGGTCAGTCAAATGTGTCTTCCTGGGTTATTCTCGTCTTCAAAAGGGTTACAAATGTTACTCTCCAACCATGAGACGATACTGCATGTCTGCAGATGTAACCTTCTTTGAAGACACACCTTTCTTTTCACCCTCCGTAGACCATTCTTCGTCTCTCCAGGAAGTTCTTCCTATTCCTTCTCCTTATCCCCTAGATAACTCAGGCCAAAATGTCAGTATTGTTCCATCTTCCTCACCAAATTCACTTGAAGTCGTCTCACCACCTCTGACTACAGATCAACACAGGACAAGGCAGATTGGATCTCCAGTACCTGAAGCCTCTCCTCGTGATTCTCGTCCTTCTTCGACCAGTCCTCTACTCATGGATCCGTCCTCTCCTTCCACTTCTTCTCCTCCTTCTGATTCACATTGGCCCATTGCCATCAGAAAAGGTACTCGTTCTACCCGTAATCCTCatcctatttataatttcttaagcTACCACCGTTTGTCTCCTTCATACAGTTCCTTTGTTTGTTCATTGTCTTCCCTTGCCATTCCTTCCACTGTCCGTGAGGCACTTTATCATCCTAGCTGGAGACAGGCTATGATTGATGAAATGCAGGCTCTTGAAAATAATGGTACTTGGGAGTTTGTTTCTCTTCCTCCTGGTAAGACACCTGTGGGTTGTAGGTGGGTCAACACTGTTAACTGTTCGTCTGTTTCTTGCTATGGCTGCCATCCGTCACTGGCCCCTCCATCAGCTTAATATTAAGATGCCTTCCTCCACGGTGATCTTGAGGAGGATatttatatggagcaacctCTTGGGTTTGTTGCTCAGGGGGAGTATGGCCTTGTGTGTAAGCTTCACCGATCTCTCTATGGGTTGAAGCAGTCTTCTCGCGCTTGGTTTGGTAAATTTAGTCATGTTGTTCAAATGTTTGGACTGAAACGAAGTAAAGCTGAtcaatttgtattttattgtCATACATCTCCTGAAAAACGTGTTTATCTAATggtctatgttgatgatataatgaTTACAGGGAATGATGCTACTAAGATCACCCAGCTAAAAGAGCATTTATTCAGTCATTTCCAGACCAAAGATCTGGGGTCTTTGAAGTATTTCCTTGGTATTGAAGTGGCTCAATCAGGAGATGGTGTTGTGATCTCTCAAAGGAAgtgctcttgatattttagAAGAAACAGGTATGCAAAATTGTAGACCTGTTGAAAGCCCTATAGATCCTAATCTGAAGCTCATGGCAGATCAAAGTGAAGTTTATCCTGACCCCGAGAGATATAGGAGGCTTGTGGGAAAACTCATTTACCTTACCATCACTAGACCTGATATCTCCTTTGCTGTGGGAGTGGTTAGCCAATTTATGCAGAATCCTCATTTGGACCATTGGAATGCTGTCATGCGTATTTTGAGGTATATTAAGAGAGCTCCTGGACAAGGGTTGTTGTATGAAGACAAGGGTAATACGCAATTATCaggatattgtgatgctgattgggctggttgTCCCATGGATAGGAGGTCCACATCAGGCTATTGTGTCTTCATTGGAGGAAATCTTATCTCTTGGAAAAGCAAGTAACAGACGGTTGTAGCTCGGTCCAGTGCAGAAGCTGAATATCGATCAATGGCTATGGTTACTTGTGAACTCATGTGGATTAAACAATTTTTGCAAGAATTGAGGTTTTGTGAAGAGTTGCAAATGAAGTTGTATTGTGATAATCAGACTGCTCTTCATATTGCCTCAAACCCAGTCTTTCATGAAAGGACTAAGCATATAGAGATTGATTGTCATTTCATTCGAGAGAAGCTTCCGTCCAAGGAGATTGTCACTGAGTTCATTGGTTCTAATGATCAGCCAGCGGATATTTTGACTAAGTCCTTAAAAGGACCCAAAATTCAGACTATATGTTTCAAGCTTGGtgcatatgatttatatgctccagcttgagggggagtgttgaatatttttgtattttacctATGTTTGGTAGCTTAATCTGTAAGCCTTATTCAGAAGGCAGCAGTGAGATATCACTGTCATAGCTCttctccctcttctctctcttttgtatTCTATATATATGTAACATTTTGAATCTAATAAAAGCTATGAGAGAAAGTGAGGTTTTGATTTTCTCCTCACCTTCATTTCAAGTCTATTAATGTTACTACTGTCAACATCTAGAGTGTACTTCTATTATTGTTGACTTCAATCTCgtcaataatcaataataatactaataatgttTAATGATGGATTGTTTTCAGCTAGCTAACATAATATGGGGTGAAGGAGGTGAGAGTGATGATCATATTGTGCCTTATCCAGAGGTAAATGAAGATGTTAGCAACAAAAAAGAATGGAATCAAGAAGCTGCTGCGACTAAGCTCACTGAGCTGAAGAGACCGGAGGCTAAAACTGATTTTCATGAAAGAAAGCTAGGAAGCAGTTCCAACCTTGATAATAGTGGAGAACTACCTACCTCAGGATATGGAACAAATGCATGGCCTGACTTGGCTTTATCCAGTTCAGCTAAAATTGATCATGGTTCCCTGGGTACTGAAGTATCTAATAATTTAAGTGAACTTAGCAAATTGAGTTCATCAAGAGGTGGTAAAATTGCCAATTTGCTGGAATAATAACTAGATAACATGTCTGTCTATTCATTTTTGTGTTTGTACAGGCCTCTGTCTGTTGATGTCTTTTCTGCTTGTCTCACtatcattttatgaaaaataataaacatgcaTGATATGTAGTTATATTTTGCCATTTCTAATTGTATTAATGTTTCACAGAAGAAACTACACAACATGAAAAGCATGCTGAAATTTTCCAAAATGCTCATGAAGGTAAAGAGCAAGGTCATTTTGTTGATTATGGATGGGCCAACATAGGAAGTTTTGATGACCTTGATCGGATTTTTAGGTAAAGTAGATTATCTCTGTCGCATTATATAATGCATGCGTATCAGATAGCATTATGATCACCAACGTATTTAATATCATGTCATTCTTTTTACTGAATTACTGAAGTCTAAAAATGGTCTAAACTTCTCTCCGCTGTTCTCCTATTTATGAGAACTGTTGTATTCATCATTTTTCACAACTGCTTACACTTTACTGAATCTTAGTTTGAGTTCCTTCTATAAAACTTCAATGGAAAAATATGTGCAGCTGGGCACATTCGTCGTTCAATGATAAAGTAACatcattaaaagtgaaaaaaatgggAATGATTACAATATTTGAAGACTTCATCTTACCAAAGTTTGAACTTAGAAAGATTGTCAATTGGTAGTTTACGCCCGTTGGTTTTCATTATATGGTGCATGTAATGGATAACATTAGAAAGACGATGTGAAGTCCTGATTAACAGTGAATGCTCGTAGATTTAAGTCTATACTTATAGTTATTAGTCATGTATTTTACAATGGCATCGGTCTGACTGAATATTCTCACAAGTGATGGTTTTGCAGCAATGATGACCCTATATTTGGCCATGCAAGTCTTGATAGTTCTAATGAGCTTTGGTCGTCTAAAGATGTGAGTAACAATGTAGCACCTTTACCATTGGATACACCAAGTTCATCTGGTGCTTTAAGGAACAGAACTGAGTCTttggaaatcaaagaagaataTGTTCAATGTAGTGATGAATCATTGGACCTCAGCAATGAGAAGATTGGGGGTCCTGGATCCCAAGTTATAGAAAATTCATGCACAACCACAGCTAATGTGGGAAATGGTGGAGTTAGAAGTAAGCCTACTGGAAAGGAACAGCAGGTATGCCAATTTTCACAATGATCCAGTATCTTTGTTATTTATCTCTCTATTGGTACAGTGGACATTGTTTTACTTTTGTCCTTTAGACTTTGTTAGATAGCTGTTCTGTTACAATATCTGTTAGTGTTTATAAAGAGTTAGTTAATTGTTGATATCTGCTAAGTTTTTGAGCTGACATAGAGAAGAATTACAGAAGATTTGCCTATAAATAAGGAGAGGTTGAGAGGAAGGAGTAGTGTGTCGTTTATGAGAGAATTGGGCATTGGGAGGTGCAGACCCTTGAAGTTCTGCAGTGTTCTATCCTGTAACAGGGGTTTAtccctttttcttcttaaagAAATGCTAGTAACAACTCTTAAACACAGTCTCCATTATTGGCTGAATTTTGTTGGAAATCACAAATTTTTGTGGGATCACTTCTCACTTAACGAGTCTCTCATGATTTTGTAATTTCCAATAAAATTCAACCTAATAAAGAATTTATTAGAAAGTATGTTGCTAATACTCCCCTCTTCTTAATATGATTATGGGTTCTTATCACTATGTAAACATTGCAACAACGAATGAACAAACTAAAAAGaaatccaaaattattttagaagcataaaaatgtgatttttggGACTACTTGATAATGACTGTCGAATCgttccaaaacaaataaaattaggaaATTCTGTAGCACAGGATTAACCTAGGTCAAACTCAGAAATATGATCCAATATGGTTCCTACGTTCATTCACTTATAAACAACAAGGGGAAAATTTTATCGAATGGTTTCTAAGCGACGGTAAAGGAATGTGAAAACACAAAAACAGAGATGAAGAAatagaacaaaacaaaaacataacacaaatcaagtttgatagcatcaatccaattcaccaaaccaatgcAAATCAAATTATCACAGTTACTACGAATAATGTTCAATGTGAAAGTTTAGTCAAATGCATTAGAGAAAGTTCAATTGAATCAATCTCTAAATTGTTTGAGATCACAAATTAGGTTGAAAAATCATCTAAATAATCtgtgattaaattttaaaattaagaaatgaatccataacctaatccgttttcaatcctaagcataatcataatcatgaaaatcgaaaataggattgaagagaaggatgaacattcacaaagattaaaaatactaaaccagaactcaaattcagccttgcttggagtggatccttggattgatgaagtgtttagccttccatgatcatcaccaatGGAAAATTCACGAAATTGTGTACAAGAAATGGAAGAACAAAAGTGAacaaaagaagaatgaagaacaattgagagaaaatagTTTGATCCTAAAGCTTGCACAACAAGTAACTAATTCtgttttttacaaaatgaagTAACTAACTCACTAACTAACTAACACTAATATATACAGTGACTACTCAGAAGGAATGGATGATCCTTGATTAGGCCCATCCAATctacctaattaaactaattgcACAAAATAATGCCCAAACTCGCAGTCTAATTATTTAAGTGCAGAGGTTCTGACTTCCAAGCTCAATTTGACCCCCGAAATGATAGAATTGACCAAAGCTTATTtgtaacaaaattgaaaatcttTTTCTCAGCTTTCCAGAGACTATTCACACGTTCCATTTGGAGTTCTGTAGTGTCATCTAGGCCCTGCACAAGACAAATAGGTTAAGTAAgcacaaaatttgaaaattagctCCAATTCTCAATTAAGCCCAATCATTTGCCTTAAGATCAAAACTGAGTTAAGGTGAGAAAATAAAGGTCAAAGAGATGTCAATTGAtctaagaagaatagaaaaatattaaactataaATGCTCAATCACTAGGTAGAAAAAACAATAGGAGAGGAAAAATACTTTCGTGTATATTCATTCAGAAATAAAAGAGATAGATATGTAGGTTGGGCTGCCTAATTACATGACAAATGTAGAGTGGAAAGCAAATAGAGGGGGATCAGATCAAATCAGAGGGATTTGATTCTGAT encodes the following:
- the LOC100812174 gene encoding protein LNK2 isoform X4; translated protein: MFDWNDEELANIIWGEGGESDDHIVPYPEVNEDVSNKKEWNQEAAATKLTELKRPEAKTDFHERKLGSSSNLDNSGELPTSGYGTNAWPDLALSSSAKIDHGSLGTEVSNNLSELSKLSSSRGEETTQHEKHAEIFQNAHEGKEQGHFVDYGWANIGSFDDLDRIFSNDDPIFGHASLDSSNELWSSKDVSNNVAPLPLDTPSSSGALRNRTESLEIKEEYVQCSDESLDLSNEKIGGPGSQVIENSCTTTANVGNGGVRSKPTGKEQQVFRQKNLLKTWKKSLVKQEENTLQDFYDNWSPSAAPAKQFQNQLAPSGIQSSPSSILGQPKQIQGAETLYQNIINPFAASSVYGNLTNTYPAMPMLSQTQPALSGYEVSPGIVNPVNNLVDSVKPQIMTPQEKIEKLRRRQQMQAMIAIQKQQQQLGHQVPSTSKSSTQKCPPEIQSHLSDGTDDDLRTLPALDPPIEQDDSNTMSVAVGNDFVEDTVLYRLQDIISKANFFYS